Part of the Nitrospiria bacterium genome, GGGATGGTCCAATTTAAATCGACCGTCCGGGATCTGAAGCGGCTTTCGCCCTCCTTCGTCACCCTGACCTACGGCGCCGGCGGATCGGGCCGCGAGCGGACGATCGAGACGGCCGGGATGATCCAGAACGAGCTGGGACTCACGACCGTCGCCCACCTGACCTGCATCGCCCACACCCGGACCGAGATCGAGGCCGTCGTCGAGAAGATCCGGGCGTCCGGCATCGAGAATATCATGGCGCTCCGGGGCGATCCGCCGCGGGAGGGCCTTCTCCTTCCCGAAAACCGGCGGGATTACCGGCACGCGGTGGATCTCGTCCGTCACATCCGGAAGATGGACGGCTTTTGCATCGGCATCGCCGGCTATCCCGAAAAACATCCCGAGGCCCTCTCGATGGAGGACGACCTGAGGCATCTGAAGGAAAAGGCGGAGGCCGGAGCGGACTTCATCACGACCCAGTTGTTCTTCGACAACGCCGATTATTTCCGGTTTGTCGAAAAAGTACGGGCGCTGGGGATCA contains:
- the metF gene encoding methylenetetrahydrofolate reductase [NAD(P)H], with translation MKVRDCFDGRKPVFSFEFFLPKTPEGMVQFKSTVRDLKRLSPSFVTLTYGAGGSGRERTIETAGMIQNELGLTTVAHLTCIAHTRTEIEAVVEKIRASGIENIMALRGDPPREGLLLPENRRDYRHAVDLVRHIRKMDGFCIGIAGYPEKHPEALSMEDDLRHLKEKAEAGADFITTQLFFDNADYFRFVEKVRALGIRQPVLPGLMPITNYGQLQKFAAMCGARIPAELAGALETRQSDPEHVIRYGIDWTHRQARDLLDRGAPGIHFYTLNKSRSTEMILSRLLER